TGATCCCCTTCATCGCCAGCGGCGGCATCCTGATCGCGCTGGCCATCTCGCTGGCGCCGATGACCGGCAAGGGGCCGGACTTCAGCCATTCCCCGCTGCTCAAGCTGATCCTGGACATAGGCGGCAGCGCCTTCGCCCTGCTGCTGCCGGTGTTGGCCGGATACATCGCCTATGCCCGCTCGGGCAAGCCGGCGCTGGTGGCCGGCATGGTGGGCGGCCAGATCGCCCATACCGTCAACGCCGGCTTTCTCGGCGCGCTGATCGCCGGCCTGCTGGCCGGCTGGGTGGTGGAGCTGCTGAAGAAACTGCCGGTGGCGAAGGCGCTGAAGCCGCTGATGCCCATCCTGATCATCCCCATCCTGTCTTCGCTGGCGATAGGCGCGCTGATGTTCGAGGTGCTGGGCGCGCCGATCGCCGACCTGATGGTGGCGATGAGCGGCTGGCTCAAATCCATGGGCGGGGCCAACGCGATGGCGTTGGGCGCCTTGCTGGGCGCGATGGTGGCCTTCGACATGGGCGGCCCCGTCAACAAGGTGGCGTTTTTCTTCGGCGCCAGCATGATCGCGGAAGGGCAGTACCAGGTGATGGGCGCGGTGGCCGCCGCGGTCTGCATTCCGCCGCTGGGCCTGGGCCTGGCCACCAAGCTGCGCAAGTCGCTGTGGAGCGAGCAGGAGCGCGAAGCCGGCTCCGCGGCGCTGGGGATGGGGATGATAGGCATCACCGAGGGCGCCATTCCCTTCGCCGCCGCCGATCCGCTGCGGGTGATCCCCACCATCGTCGCCGGCTCGGCGCTGGGCGGCATGATCGCGATGCTGGGCGGCGTGGGCGACCACGCGCCGCACGGCGGCCCCATCGTGCTGCCGGTGATAGACAACCGGCTGATGTTCGGCCTGGCCATCCTGGCCGGCGTGCTGCTGGTCGCCGTCGTCATCAACCTGCTCCGGGCCAGGAGCGCCGCTCCGGCCGAATCCGCTCCGGCCGCCTGAGCCGCCGAATCACCGTCACAAGGAAACCGATCATGAAAGTAGTCGCCATCACCGCCTGCCCGACCGGCATCGCCCACACCTATATGGCCGCGGAAAAGCTGGAAAGCACAGGCCGCCGGCTGGGACACGACGTCAAGGTGGAAACCCAGGGCGCGATAGGCATAGAGAACGAGCTGTCCAGCCGCGACATCCAGGCGGCCGACGTGGTGCTGCTGGCGGTGGACATCGCCATCGAGGGCGAGGAACGCTTTGAGGACAAGCGCGTGGTGCGGGTGCCGATCCAGAATGTGCTGAAAGACGCCAATGCGGTTTTCGCGCTCCTGTGAACCCGGCCGGGCCGCGGCGCCCGGCGCATAAGGAAGCAGTCGTATGTCACACAGCCTTACCCTGGTTTGCCCGCTGCCCAATGGCATCCATGCCCGCCCCGCCAGCCGGATCGCCGAGTTCTGCGCCGGTTTCGGCGCGGCCATCCGCTGGCGCAACCAGCGCAACGGCCAGCTGGCCGACGCCAAGAGCGTGCTCAGCCTGATAGGCGGGGACATCCTGTTCAACGATGTCGTCGATATCGAGATAGACGGCGAGGAAGCGGCGCGGGTAGCCGCCGAACTGGGCCGTTTCCTGAAACAGACCCTGCCGCTGTGCGACGAGCCGCTGGCCGCCGCGCCGGCCGCCAGCCGGGCGCTGCCGCGCGGCTTGGCCGAACTGGTCCCGTCGCCGTGCTTCGGCCAGCCTGCCGGACAGGGCGTGGCGATAGGCGAGCTATGCGTATACCGCGGTTTTCGCCTGCCGGAGCCGGCCGAACTGCCTCTGTCTACCGGCCGCGATGCGGAAATCGCCGCATTGGAGGGCGCGCGCCGAACGTTGGCCGAGCAATTGCGGATGCAGGCGGAGCGTGAGGACGGCGAGGCGGCGGCCGTGTCGCGCGCGCATCTGGCCATCCTGCGCGATCCGGATTTTCGCGACCGGCTGGACGCCGCCGTGGGCGACGGGGCGGGCGCCGCCCGCGCGGTGGCGGCGGCGGTCGCCCATTACCGGGCGCAGCTGGCCAGGTCGGCCAGCGCATACCTGCGCGAGCGGGAGGTGGACATTCGCGACGTCGGACGGCGTCTGCTCGACATCCTGGCGCCGGGAATGGAGCCAGCCGGGGGCGATTTCCCGCCCGCGACGCTGCTGTGGGCCGAGGATCTGGCGCCCAGCGAGCTGCTGGCTCTGGATAGGAGCAGGGTCAAGGGCCTGCTGCTGGCGCGCGGCGGTCTGACTTCGCACACCATCATTCTGGCCCGCGCATTCTCGCTGCCGGTGCTGATCGGGGTGCAAAGCGCCGCCATCGCGGGCGGCGTCGGCCGGACCGCGGTGCTGGACGCCGGCTTGGGCGCGCTGTTCCAGAACCCGGACGAGCGGGTGCTGGACTACTACCGGGCAGAAGAAGCGCTGCTGGCGCAGCAGCGCCAGAAACTGGCCCAGGCCTGCGCCGGAGGCTCGGTCAGCGCCGACGGCCAGCGGCTGGAGCTGGCGGTGAATATCGCCTCCGCCGCCGAGGCGCAGCTGGGTTTCGCGCAGGGCGCGGACGGCGTAGGCCTGTTCCGCACCGAGATGCTGTTCATGGAGGCGGACGAGCCGCCGGGCGAGGAGGCGCAATTCCAGTGCTATGCCGAGGTGGTGCGGCTGGCGGCCGGCCGGCCGGTGATCATCCGCACCTTCGACATCGGCGGCGACAAGCCGGCGCCGTGCTTTCCCGCGGCGCAGGAGAGCAATCCCTTCCTCGGCTACCGGGCCATCCGAATGTACCCGGACCAGGAGGCGGCGTTCCGCACCCAGCTCAGGGCCATTCTGCGCGCCAGCGCGCTGGGTCCGGTCAAGGCGATGATCCCGATGATCGCCACCTTGAACGAAGCGCGCTGGGCGAGGCGGGTGCTGGAGGAGGAGCGCGCCGCGCTGGGGCTGGCCGAGGCCGTGCCGATGGGCATCATGCTGGAGGTGCCGTCGGTGCTGTTCCAGCTGGACGCTTTCTGCCGGGAAGTCGATTTCTTCAGCGTGGGCAGCAACGATCTGACGCAGTATTTGTTCGCCGCCGACCGCGACAACGAGCGGGTGGGGCAGCTGTACGACAGCCTGCATCCGGCCTTCCTGGCGGCGCTGAATCAAGCCGTGGCCACCATCCATCGCCACGGCCGCTGGATAGGTCTGTGCGGCGAAGCCGCCGCCGCGCCGCACGCGCTGCCGCTGTTTCTGGGCATGGGGCTGGATGAGTTGAGCATGAGCGCGCCTTCGCTGCAGCCCTGCCGCCGGCGCTTGCGCGGACTGGACGCAGGGCGTTGCCGCGAGTTGCTGGCCCAGGCATTGGCGTGCGCGGACGGGGCCGAAGTGAGGGCGCTGGTGGACAGCGCCGCCACCCGTCCCGCGCTGCCCATGCTGACCGTCGACTGCCTGATGCCGGAGGCGGACTGGCGCAGCAAGGCGGCGGTCATCAAGGGCATGGTGGACCGGCTGTGGCTGCTGGAACGCTGCGACGACCGTTATGGCATGGAGGAGGACTTGTGGCTGCGCGAGCAGGCCTATTCCACCGGCCTGGGACACGGCTTCGCCATCCCGCACGCCAAATCCGGGCACGTGCTGCATCCGACGCTGTGCCTGGCCAGGCTGGAGCGGCCGGTGGATTGGGGCGCCAGCGACGGGCAGCCGGTGGACATGGTGCTGCTGCTGGCCTTCAACGCCGCGGACGCCGGCGCCGCGCACCTGAAATTCTTTTCCAGACTGGCCAGGCTGGTGATGCACGAGGACTTCCGCCAGGCGTTGCGCGCCGAGCGCGATCCCGAGCGCTTGCTGGCGCTGCTGCGGGACAGGCTGGAGGGCGCGGCATGAGCGCCTTTCCCTTGCATGGCCTGGCCCAGCACTACGCCTGGGGCGGCCGCCGCTTCATTCCCGGCATGCTGGGCCTGGACAATGCCGAGCAGCAACGTTTCGCCGAGTGGTGGCTAGGCGCGCACGAGGACGCGCCGTCGGTGATCGAGACGCCGCTGGGGCCGCAGCCGCTGCATTACGCGATCGCCCATCAGGCGCCGGCTTTTTTGGGCGAGGCGCTGATCCGCCGCCACGGACGACGCCTGCCCTTCCTGCTGAAGGTGCTGGACGTGGACGCGCCGCTGTCCATCCAGGCGCATCCTGACGAAGCGCAGGCGCGGGCGGGCTTCGCGCGCGAAAACGCCGTCGGCCTGGCCATCGACGATGCCCGGCGCAACTATAGGGACCCGTATCCCAAGCCGGAAATGATGGTGGCGCTGTCGCCGTTCTGGCTATTGCACGGCATGAGGCCGGACGCGCAGATCGACGCGCTGCTGGCGCGGCAGCCGGCGTGGACGCCGTTGCGGGAAGGGCTGGCGCGTGAAGGCGGCGCGGCGCTGTATCGCCGCCTGTTGCGGCTGCCGCAGGCGGAGATCGCGGCGTTGCTGCGTCCGCTATGGAGAAGGCTGGAGACCGGAGACGATGCCGGTCCGGACGATCCCGACCATTGGACGCGGCGGCTGGCCGGCAGCCGGGCCGAGGACAGGGGGATATTCGGCTGCTATCTGCTCAACCTGGTGGGACTGCGGCCGGGAGAGGCCATCTTCCAGCCGGCGCGGCTGCCGCATGCCTATCTGCATGGCCGCAATATCGAGCTGATGGCCAACTCCGACAATGTGCTGCGCGCCGGCCTCACCGACAAGCCGGTGGACGTGGAGGCCTTGCTGGGGGTGATGGACGGCGAACCAGTCCGCCCCGAAACCATGGCCGCGCCGGACGGCTGCGGGCTAAGACCGTATCCGCGCTGCGGCGGCGATTATTTCGCGCTGGACCAGCTGCTGCTGGGAGAAGGCGAAAGCGAGTCCTGGCGCAGCGCCGGGCCGGAGGTGCTGCTGGTGGTGGATGGCAGCCTGAGGCTGCGCCACCCCGGCGGCGAGCTAGCGCTGGAACAGGGACAAAGCGCCTTGCTGCAGCCCGGCCTGGCGTGCGAGGCGCAAGCCGGCCGGCTGGCGCTGGCCTACCGCGCCTTTTGCCCGATGGCCGGCTGATGCTAAGGTGGCGGATAGTCCAGATTGAGACGGATAGAAAGACATGACGCCGCTCCCGTCCTTCCGCCTGAGCTGGCCGTCCGCGCTCCAGCGGCTGTGCCACGCGCCAGCCGGCAAGCACATGCCTGCTGGCGCCTATCAGGTGCATTTCCCGCGGTTGGAGCTGGTGTTGTCCAATCGCTACCATTACAGCCATGAGGGCTGCGAGAACGCCAGCCTGTCGGCGCAGGAGGCGCTGTTCATTCCGGCCGAGCATTGGACGCTGCCGAACTGGTGCGCCAACGGCGAAGTGCTGCATATCTTGTTTGACTACGCGCGGATAGGTTTCAGCCTGGTGCGCTCCGGCCCGCAGGGCGTGATCAGCACTCACAAGGAAAGCATGGTGCTGGCCCAGCGCGGCAGCCTGAACGGCATGCTGGATGTGCTGGCCGGCCTGTGCCGCGATGGCGCCGATCCGGAAGTGCTGCGCCTGCAAGGCCAGGCGTTGCTGGCCTTGCTGCAGTCGCTGTACGACGAGGCGCGCGACAGCCAGTGGCAGCAGGGCGGCAACCTGTTCCGCGCCATCTGCCTGTACATCAGCGAGCATCTGTACGCGCCGCTGACGCGCGAGGATGTGGCGCTGCGTTTCAGCATTTCCGCTACCCATCTGTCTCGGCTGTTCCGCCAGCACTTGGGCCTGGGCTTCTGCGAATTCCTGTCCCATGCCCGGCTTGACCTGGCCAAGGCCTTGCTGAGGCAGGGACAGCTGCCGCTCAGCCGCGTCGCCGCCCGTTGCGGCTACGCCGACGTCAACTACTTCCATCGAGTATTCAAGCAACGTTTCGCGATGACGCCATGCGCGTACAGGAGGGAGTTCGCGTAAGCGTTTATCGCTCGCCTGACTGGGCGTCAACCGGCTTGAGGCCATGACTGTGGGTCCAGGCGTTCAACGAATCCGCGAATACCGGATAGGCATCGGCGAGCGCGCCGTCGAAATCAAAGATCGCGGTTTGGTCGCCATGGTTTCCCGTGGTTGGTTTCTGAGTCCGCCATGCTGGCAAGCAGGCTCCCTGAGCCGGAGCGTGGCGGGCAAGCCATGCGGCCTGTCGGGTTTCAGGGTTGGGCGCCGACGCGTGTCCTTCCCCGGGGCCGTCTAGGAGTTGTCCGCAAATGCGCCCGGCCATGGCTGCGCTCCTGTCGGCTGAGGCATGCTGCGGGAGTGACGCGTCGACAACGTCATGGCGTGTATTCCCTGTTTGCCACTCGCCCGGCTTCGAGTCGGGCTTTTTTCATCGGAACGCTCCGAATATGCCTGAAGAGGCACGCATCCGCCGGCCGACAGGCGCAAGCTGGCCGCATGACGTGTCATTCGCGTCATAACTTCTCCAAGAGTGCATTTTGCCCGGCCTTGTGCCGGGTCTCTTTTTTTAGAACGGCTAGGCAACCATCGGAACGGCTCCAGCTCCAAGACCGTCATCACGCCGAGCAGCGAGCTGGAACTGGATATTACTCGCGACTGGCAGGCCTCCTTCTAGCCGCAGCTGGTCGCCAAATATCAGCGCCGTCTGCCGGGCTTCGACGACTACGTCATCACTATGTACGCGCGCGGAATGACGGTGCGTGAGATCCAAGGAGATTTGCAGGAGCTGTACGGGCTGCAAGTTTCGCCTGGCCTGATTTCCACCATTACCGATGAAGTACTGGCCGAAGTCGAACAGTGGCAACAACGCCCACTCGAAGCGATGTACGCCATCGTCTATTTCGACGCGTTGTGCCTCAAGATTCGGGACGAAGGGACGTCGAGAACAAGGCCGTCTACCTGGCGCTCGGCATCCGCGCTGACGGCCGCAAGGAAGTGCTCGGGCTCTGGGTCGAACAGACCGAAGGGGCCAAGTTCTGGCTCAAGGTCTTCAACGAACTGAAGAACTGTGGCCTGGACGACATCCTGATCGCTGTGGTTGATGGCCTACGCGGCTTTCCGGAGGAGATCAAGGCGGTCTTCCCGCAGGCGCAAATCCAGACCTCCATCGTTCACCTGATCCGCAATTCGCTCAATCTGGCCAGTTGGAAGGACCGGAAGGGGCTGGCCGCCGTGCTCAAACCGATTTACCAGGCGGCCACCGCCGACGCTGCCGCAGCGCTGCTGGACGAGTTTGCCGAAGGTGACTGGGGCCGCAAACTCCCGACCGTACCGGCCATGTGGCGCCGGCAATGGGAACAGGTCGTTCCGTTCTTCGCCTACCCGTCGGAGGTGCGCAAAATCATTTACACCACCAACGCGATCGAGAGCATGCACATGCAACTGCGCAAGATCGTCAAAAACAGGGGGCATTTCCCAAGTGACGAAGCCGCCAGCAAACTGCTGTACTTGGCCTTGCGCAATATCGAGAAAGACTGGAGGATGCCGCCGATCACCTGGAAACAGGCGGCCAACCAGTTCGCCATTCTGTTCGGCGAGCGCTTCACTGATGTCCTATGTTTAACCGACCTCAGCACACAGAATTCCTGATACCTTCTCCAACCGTGGCCGCCCACCTCGGGGAGGGCGCGGTGATGGAGGAAGTAGCGGTTGCAATCAGTTGTAGAAGGTGGTTTCGGGGACCAACTCCAGTGCCTTGTATCTTGCGCAGCCTGAGGGCTGGTCGCCGCATTGAGTTGTCAGAGGCTTTACCCCTTGTTCGTATCTTGCTATGCCAGCAAACGGCTCAGGTAGTACAGATCGCGCCATTCGCCATGCATAAAAACACCTCTTTTGATTTTACCTATTATGTCAAAGTTATTTTTTTGCAGGACACGAAGCGAAGCCTCGTTTCGGAGCTCAACTGTTGTTTCGATTCGGTGTAGACCGAGCATGCGCTCTGCCA
This genomic window from Chromobacterium violaceum ATCC 12472 contains:
- a CDS encoding PTS fructose transporter subunit IIB encodes the protein MKVVAITACPTGIAHTYMAAEKLESTGRRLGHDVKVETQGAIGIENELSSRDIQAADVVLLAVDIAIEGEERFEDKRVVRVPIQNVLKDANAVFALL
- the manA gene encoding mannose-6-phosphate isomerase, class I, yielding MSAFPLHGLAQHYAWGGRRFIPGMLGLDNAEQQRFAEWWLGAHEDAPSVIETPLGPQPLHYAIAHQAPAFLGEALIRRHGRRLPFLLKVLDVDAPLSIQAHPDEAQARAGFARENAVGLAIDDARRNYRDPYPKPEMMVALSPFWLLHGMRPDAQIDALLARQPAWTPLREGLAREGGAALYRRLLRLPQAEIAALLRPLWRRLETGDDAGPDDPDHWTRRLAGSRAEDRGIFGCYLLNLVGLRPGEAIFQPARLPHAYLHGRNIELMANSDNVLRAGLTDKPVDVEALLGVMDGEPVRPETMAAPDGCGLRPYPRCGGDYFALDQLLLGEGESESWRSAGPEVLLVVDGSLRLRHPGGELALEQGQSALLQPGLACEAQAGRLALAYRAFCPMAG
- a CDS encoding helix-turn-helix transcriptional regulator, coding for MTPLPSFRLSWPSALQRLCHAPAGKHMPAGAYQVHFPRLELVLSNRYHYSHEGCENASLSAQEALFIPAEHWTLPNWCANGEVLHILFDYARIGFSLVRSGPQGVISTHKESMVLAQRGSLNGMLDVLAGLCRDGADPEVLRLQGQALLALLQSLYDEARDSQWQQGGNLFRAICLYISEHLYAPLTREDVALRFSISATHLSRLFRQHLGLGFCEFLSHARLDLAKALLRQGQLPLSRVAARCGYADVNYFHRVFKQRFAMTPCAYRREFA
- the ptsP gene encoding phosphoenolpyruvate--protein phosphotransferase — its product is MSHSLTLVCPLPNGIHARPASRIAEFCAGFGAAIRWRNQRNGQLADAKSVLSLIGGDILFNDVVDIEIDGEEAARVAAELGRFLKQTLPLCDEPLAAAPAASRALPRGLAELVPSPCFGQPAGQGVAIGELCVYRGFRLPEPAELPLSTGRDAEIAALEGARRTLAEQLRMQAEREDGEAAAVSRAHLAILRDPDFRDRLDAAVGDGAGAARAVAAAVAHYRAQLARSASAYLREREVDIRDVGRRLLDILAPGMEPAGGDFPPATLLWAEDLAPSELLALDRSRVKGLLLARGGLTSHTIILARAFSLPVLIGVQSAAIAGGVGRTAVLDAGLGALFQNPDERVLDYYRAEEALLAQQRQKLAQACAGGSVSADGQRLELAVNIASAAEAQLGFAQGADGVGLFRTEMLFMEADEPPGEEAQFQCYAEVVRLAAGRPVIIRTFDIGGDKPAPCFPAAQESNPFLGYRAIRMYPDQEAAFRTQLRAILRASALGPVKAMIPMIATLNEARWARRVLEEERAALGLAEAVPMGIMLEVPSVLFQLDAFCREVDFFSVGSNDLTQYLFAADRDNERVGQLYDSLHPAFLAALNQAVATIHRHGRWIGLCGEAAAAPHALPLFLGMGLDELSMSAPSLQPCRRRLRGLDAGRCRELLAQALACADGAEVRALVDSAATRPALPMLTVDCLMPEADWRSKAAVIKGMVDRLWLLERCDDRYGMEEDLWLREQAYSTGLGHGFAIPHAKSGHVLHPTLCLARLERPVDWGASDGQPVDMVLLLAFNAADAGAAHLKFFSRLARLVMHEDFRQALRAERDPERLLALLRDRLEGAA
- a CDS encoding PTS fructose transporter subunit IIC → MQARLEQWKQYLLTGVSHVIPFIASGGILIALAISLAPMTGKGPDFSHSPLLKLILDIGGSAFALLLPVLAGYIAYARSGKPALVAGMVGGQIAHTVNAGFLGALIAGLLAGWVVELLKKLPVAKALKPLMPILIIPILSSLAIGALMFEVLGAPIADLMVAMSGWLKSMGGANAMALGALLGAMVAFDMGGPVNKVAFFFGASMIAEGQYQVMGAVAAAVCIPPLGLGLATKLRKSLWSEQEREAGSAALGMGMIGITEGAIPFAAADPLRVIPTIVAGSALGGMIAMLGGVGDHAPHGGPIVLPVIDNRLMFGLAILAGVLLVAVVINLLRARSAAPAESAPAA